In Pseudorasbora parva isolate DD20220531a chromosome 9, ASM2467924v1, whole genome shotgun sequence, the sequence ATGGATCTTCTCCAGGCCGAGCCAGAACTCACCTGAAAGTGACATTTAAGAGGGATATTTAAGAGACGTGTATTCTGGTCTAGGAATAAGCCAGGAGATTTAGTCACTCTGAAGTTAAATCATTTAAAGGCATTAGGGACTCAGGATTTGACAATGTTTCCTCTCCAGCCAAGATTGATCTAATCCTCTATCCTTAATCTGCCACTCACCATCCCCTATTAGCAGGTAAATCACTTTGCCTTAATCAAAGTCTACTGACAGAAGTGGCTGTTCGCTCAGAGCCTGTTGCTCACATGAAAAACAATCAGTTCACATTGGAATCTTACCATTCAGGCTCCCAAAGCCAGTCTGATATGCCTGCCATAGTTGATCGAAGTCTACAGATCCATCATGGCGTCTCTGGATGACTGTCCATCCTCCTTCTGTGGATTCaagcacaaaacaaaaggtTTAAAAGGCGGTAATATGTCACATGCTTTGCCAACAAAGAAGCCTTAAATGCTCTTTTAAGGGGACAAATAAAAGTACCACCTACCGGGTGTCATTTCGCAGAAGACTTCAAAAGGATGGGAATCAGCTGGTTGGATGGTGTACAGTCCGCTCAAGGTCTCACCCCTCAGAAACAGCTCATGACAGTCAGAAGCTATAGCTGAAAGACACAAAAACACCACAAATATACTCACATGTCTACAAATGACCTTTAACCAAGTCTGTATCTAAACAGGGATTTTAAAGTTGGCACACAATGGATATTGCTCACACGTCCAGCATAAGTGTTTATCTCATTGGTATGGTGAACTAAACCCTTATCTCAAACACAGAACCTTGAACGGGTCACCCAAGATTGTTTTGAACTCCAGGGCAATAGTCCAAATACACATGTTGTTATTAAACAAATGTTGTATTGGTACAAATGAGCATTCAACACTATACACGTATTTCTCCGACACTAGCACAAGGTGCGCTATGCGGCTCACTTTACAAACATCTGCCAAACAAAGGCAGTTTTCCATGAGAATTCTGACCTGACTGGAACAATTGAGGGTGTAAACATGACCTTTCCCCCAGTTCCCAAGCAGAGACTTCCCTCAGTTGCCTCAATCCTCTACAAGCATTTCTTCTTCCCTGCCCCCCTTTAGTCCAGCCCTTCATGCATCCTTCACGTGCACAACACCCCTCTGCTGACATCACAATGCATGGACAGCGAGTGATCCGGGAATGCAgaggctgctgctgctgctatttgAGGAGCAACTGCACAGGCCCTCAAGGCACTATGTGAGATGTGTCAGATGccaaaaacaaaaagcaaaagttTGCCAGTGTCTATCCTAATTAAATTAGATACTATACTTTGcctatagatagatagatagatagatagatagatagatagatagatagatagatagatagatagatagatagatagatagatagatagatagatagatagatagatagatagatagaataaatatgtataataatataatatttgttaaaaatctgaGTCGTATGTATGTatagttttttaaaacaaatattgcgtgtgtgtgtgtgtgtgttttaaaacgCTAAAAGCCTCAAAGCATATGGCATTGTGTGAAGTGGTCTTCTCTAGTCTGGCACACTTCTCATTCACAATAAAAGGGGTGGTCTGTGTGGAGGCAGGGGGGTCTGAGGGGGATAGTCTGGCTCTGACAGATCTAGGGTAAAGGTTACATGTTTTCTGAGAAAAATTACGTGTTTTTTGGAGTGATCTCTACACGACAGGGAAAGTCTGTACAAAGTTCATGGTCCAAAAATATGCACTCTGTACTTTATGGTTTTCACTGGATTAAAGCCAGGAAATCTAATCTAAGGTACAGGATATACCATATCTGGGGAAAAAAGCCCTCTCTTTGCTCTTGGCCAGATTTGTAACAAATCTCTGCATGCTTGTGACCCTAAGTTAACACAGTCCGAGACTGATGAACTTCCACACAATTGGAAGGCGTCCAGGGAAACCGTTTCTTTTGAAGCATTCTTTGGATCCCTCTGATGTCAGAGCTCTCCATTAAAGGCTTTTTTTTGTGCTGATTTGGGTGACTGTTCTTGCCCATGTGTTTCTGCTAGTTCACCTTTCACCTACTTAGAGACAGCCATTGCTCTTAAATGGAGTTTCTTATAAATGTACCATTTCCTACCATCACACACCTACAGaattaaaatactttaaaaaaatgtttgaaatgTTGCCTTATTTTCATGAAGAATTTcccaaatgttttaaatataactggACATGTTTTATCATTGTGCAGTTCATAACATCACTAAAGGTGCAAAACAAGTCCCAGCATGCATCTGACAAAGCCAAAACCTCCTCTTGAAGGTTATTTCAACAtgcaattataatatattgttagAGACTGTTTAAGGCAGATGTTCCACTATGTGAATGGTATAGTAACGACTTCTTTAAGCGAGCATATACACTTAGAGGACTCTAACTTATAATGTAATTTTTGTGTATATAGTTTTGAAACATACAATTATCCTATATATGTAGcctacaaaaaaaagaagaacattttttttttaagtatgaaGGTGTAGCATGCTAAACTTACCAACAGGTGAATCCCGCTGTTCAGAACTCGTGTTCAGATGAACTTCATCCTCCTTCCGTTTGAGAGAAGATCGTTCGTTTTTCAGTTGAATCTAGTGGACATAAcatgaacatttttaataagTTTGCAGTCTTAGATTTGATAATTACACCACACTCGtttgttttataatatttttaccTGGTTTTGGAGAGTTCGAATTCGAACATTTTGTTTATCTAGTTTTTCTTGCTGTTGCTTGATGCGCTCGACCAGGTCATCAATCCGTTTATTTTGCGCCTCCAGCATCCACTGAAATCAGAAATGGTTTGCGATCAGTCTTCAATCAAACTCAGAGCGGGGATTTTTTCAACCCCAAGACGACCGAAAACTACAGTGTTGACGATTACATTCCTGTACAACCGGTCCTGTATAATCTTTTCAATCAACACAGCTTTTCTTCTGTATCGTTATGCAACTCCCGCAGACAATGACGATCAAGACGGCCTGCATGCGTTTAAAACATTTCGAGTGTTTCTTGCTGAACCATTCATCAAGGGACGAAGGTAAACGGACTTTAAACTTTCCAAAGGTCAGTAGGtccctgacttttttttttttgtctggacATGGATAACTGCATACTTTGCACGTACAACACGGCTTTGAGTTCGTGCCATGGAGCGGTGTTCACGCCCACAAACGTGTCTGTTATGCGCTTGTGCTCGGTTCAATAGTCTGTTTGAAATGCAGGGTTTTTGAATTACCAATCCAATTCGTTCTTATTAAGCTAATATAAGTTAACAAATGTATGCAAACACATCAAAATAAACATTGCAATGCATGTCAGGCAGAGATGTCTAAAAAGAAGACACAATGTTTCACTTTCTTTTAACCCAGGTTTTACTCATACCTGAATGATCCGGGCATCACTGTTGTTGCCGTTGGCAGCCTCCAAACCCTCTCCTTGCATCAAGCCGTCTACTTTTTCTTCCAGCTTATTCATTCTCTCGTGGTCCATCTGCCGGTCTTTGAGCAGCTCCTTAGTCTTCTCCCGCAGGTCCGTGGATACGTTTAGGACCAGCCTCTCGCTTCCTTCCAAACTCTGGGCTTTTGCTTTCAGCGCCTCGCTGTCTTCTTGAAGCCGCTGAGTCAGCTTGCCAAGTTCAGATACGGTGACGTTGAACACCTTCATCTTAATGGTGATGTCTCTCACCTGGCTTTTGGTCTTGTCCACATGCTCTTTAAGACCCTGTCCTAGCTGCAGCAACCCATGTGCGAGCACATTGACATCATCCCATGCTGCATACTGAACTCTCTTCTCTTTACCAGAAGCAGCTCCTCTCCTCTCCGCCGGGAAGCTCGTCCCAGAGCTTGCCAAGACTGTGATGCACAGCAGATTTGCCAGTGGTACCTTCATCTTGCTTGTTTTGTGTCTTTGGTTGTCTGGCTATTCTAACTTGTAGAAGAGACCGGTTAGCAGTCGCCGTATTCTCAAGAGCACAGGCTCATGCTGTTGAAGGGCTAACTtgtttttataccctttctgaGCCATCTAGCTTGGTCTGATTGGCTGGCCATCT encodes:
- the angptl4 gene encoding angiopoietin-related protein 4, producing the protein MKVPLANLLCITVLASSGTSFPAERRGAASGKEKRVQYAAWDDVNVLAHGLLQLGQGLKEHVDKTKSQVRDITIKMKVFNVTVSELGKLTQRLQEDSEALKAKAQSLEGSERLVLNVSTDLREKTKELLKDRQMDHERMNKLEEKVDGLMQGEGLEAANGNNSDARIIQWMLEAQNKRIDDLVERIKQQQEKLDKQNVRIRTLQNQIQLKNERSSLKRKEDEVHLNTSSEQRDSPVAIASDCHELFLRGETLSGLYTIQPADSHPFEVFCEMTPEGGWTVIQRRHDGSVDFDQLWQAYQTGFGSLNGEFWLGLEKIHSVSKGGNYILKVQFSDWRDEIQSISYPFHLNGEENNYSLRILEKSAGNLESSLSTETSGVPFSTRDKDNDQKNDLNCAKQLSGGWWFSNCGRSNLNGRYFVTPAPKQRHQRKQGVFWKTWRGRYYPLKTTTMMIAPAEIENKS